One window of uncultured Erythrobacter sp. genomic DNA carries:
- a CDS encoding CHASE2 domain-containing protein produces MTDEGKKRRGGLIARGWRSVREAGTLQLVATCLLLLVAVFLARFSWTLPGGEEPTPLTNAAERALYDTRAFLAADLVEQDDRIILVVYDDQALINLEQRSPLPRDALAEALTNLDQMGAKAIGIDILFDQPQAEDELLIEALRNMQTPTLVGYANVATNSSDIVYEQQIFLEEFMAALEGSNSRPASIRLDNTFGATRIWPTIEPDLPPLLGRAMLQDAGGPYEAFEGYLGGIEYRRALRAGLDEEEGAGEGGQADIEEPLFQSLSIELFTDLDPAVAEFVAQEIEGKYVLIGGDIVDYDRVETSFTSWTGFEPAGLSVHGEIIAQMLDGKVLPQVPTWALWAMAFLVVATAALTALLEWPAPKLVPLLFGLAALFVGIPFVLHFQDIDTYGLPAVGWLLAWIVAFTAVTSAARSAGSAQRSFAQGALGKYIPADIAKQIIDEPELLSLGGEKREIYVLFSDLEGFTKMSHAIEPEMVAKLLNRYLELLSQVVLDHGGVIDKYVGDAVVAFWGAPIARADDAERAAKAGYAMWKAGEDFREEVAAMDPNLPKIGKTRVGLHFGEAVVGNFGGDSRIQYTALGDSMNTAARLEAANKPLQSSVSASREFIEKSNPDWWVPMGRIVLRGRAQPVDIYQPMPDFPPEHREKLIEAAQLSDSKHDVAVQLIDEVVAMHPDDDALRNYGERIRKLNDGGAYVLG; encoded by the coding sequence ATGACAGACGAAGGAAAGAAGCGGCGCGGCGGCCTGATTGCGCGCGGGTGGCGAAGCGTCCGCGAGGCCGGTACGCTGCAACTGGTCGCGACCTGTCTGTTGCTGCTGGTGGCAGTGTTTCTCGCCCGTTTCAGCTGGACCTTGCCCGGCGGCGAAGAACCCACTCCGTTGACCAATGCCGCCGAAAGAGCGCTTTACGACACCCGCGCTTTCCTTGCGGCTGATCTGGTCGAACAGGACGACCGGATCATTCTGGTCGTCTATGACGATCAGGCGCTCATCAACCTCGAACAGCGATCCCCGTTGCCGCGCGACGCGCTGGCCGAAGCGCTGACCAATCTCGACCAGATGGGCGCTAAGGCCATCGGGATCGATATTCTGTTCGACCAGCCCCAAGCTGAAGACGAACTGCTGATCGAAGCTTTGCGTAATATGCAGACGCCGACGCTGGTCGGCTATGCCAACGTTGCCACCAATTCGAGCGATATTGTTTACGAGCAACAAATCTTCCTCGAGGAGTTCATGGCCGCGCTTGAGGGCTCCAATTCGCGACCTGCCAGCATCCGGCTCGACAACACATTTGGCGCAACGCGCATCTGGCCGACGATCGAACCAGACCTGCCGCCATTGCTTGGGCGGGCGATGTTGCAGGATGCAGGCGGGCCCTACGAAGCCTTCGAAGGCTATCTTGGCGGGATCGAGTACCGCCGGGCACTGCGCGCGGGACTTGATGAAGAAGAAGGCGCGGGCGAAGGCGGACAGGCCGATATCGAAGAGCCTCTGTTCCAGTCGCTTTCCATCGAGCTCTTCACCGATCTCGACCCCGCCGTTGCCGAGTTCGTCGCGCAAGAGATCGAGGGCAAGTATGTCCTGATCGGCGGCGACATTGTCGATTACGACCGTGTCGAAACCTCATTCACATCATGGACCGGTTTTGAGCCAGCCGGGCTTTCGGTGCACGGTGAGATCATTGCACAAATGCTCGATGGCAAAGTGTTGCCGCAAGTGCCGACTTGGGCGCTGTGGGCGATGGCCTTTCTTGTGGTAGCAACCGCGGCGCTGACCGCGCTGTTGGAATGGCCTGCGCCTAAGCTGGTGCCGCTGCTGTTTGGTCTCGCCGCTTTGTTTGTGGGCATTCCCTTCGTGCTCCATTTCCAGGATATCGACACTTACGGCCTGCCTGCGGTTGGCTGGCTGCTCGCATGGATTGTCGCCTTTACCGCAGTGACTTCCGCAGCGCGCTCGGCAGGCTCAGCGCAGCGCAGTTTCGCGCAAGGGGCGCTGGGCAAATATATTCCGGCCGATATCGCCAAACAGATCATCGACGAGCCTGAATTGCTCTCGCTCGGCGGAGAAAAGCGCGAGATCTATGTGCTGTTCAGCGATCTCGAAGGCTTCACCAAGATGAGCCATGCGATCGAACCGGAAATGGTCGCAAAGCTGCTCAACCGCTATCTTGAGCTGCTCAGTCAGGTTGTGCTCGACCATGGCGGCGTCATCGACAAATATGTCGGCGACGCTGTGGTTGCCTTCTGGGGGGCACCGATCGCGCGCGCTGACGATGCCGAGCGTGCGGCCAAGGCCGGCTACGCAATGTGGAAGGCTGGCGAGGATTTCCGCGAAGAGGTCGCCGCGATGGACCCGAACCTGCCCAAGATCGGCAAGACGCGGGTGGGTTTGCACTTTGGCGAAGCGGTTGTCGGCAACTTTGGCGGGGATTCGCGCATCCAGTATACTGCGCTGGGCGATTCCATGAACACCGCCGCGCGCCTTGAGGCAGCCAACAAACCCCTTCAGTCGTCGGTTTCGGCTAGCCGTGAATTTATTGAAAAATCCAATCCGGATTGGTGGGTGCCGATGGGCCGGATTGTGCTGCGCGGACGGGCGCAACCCGTTGATATCTATCAACCCATGCCTGATTTCCCGCCCGAACATCGCGAAAAATTAATTGAAGCCGCTCAGCTTAGCGACAGCAAGCATGACGTAGCAGTACAATTAATCGATGAGGTGGTTGCTATGCATCCGGATGACGACGCGCTACGTAACTATGGCGAACGTATTCGGAAATTGAATGATGGGGGAGCTTATGTTCTCGGATAA
- a CDS encoding CHAT domain-containing protein: MTQTIRKSLLTLGALAAVGTAAFWASPNTAQVASQNPVSLRDTFPIGSNGLCEAQIQAPERGSGLFDRKYNLLCRDAGAPIGTMWVVRGRVADEAAARFAGPGASCSEQAGADMPSGLEGAKRLICSREGSIIRTELLVGERGNRTFAASGLSAYRSALSLGVASLANDRLVPGTVDIPLTQTTDTLAFARQQAESITADQALNEAYRRANAGEFAEAAEFFAASAESLTGTSEIEARLNEGLLQSNLGNFAEARRRFEQTSGGAGTSPVLARLQRNYEAIDALNQGQPSLAIDILNAPLRTDFGDTTALRSLQIGPAMARRLAAESDNATRGVIAMSLTPIERAQLLDGQADYLRATSQRQLGDVELAASSLSRANTTLSEVRSGRIISILWLRAQVLSELAELSEGAGDAGRAEALHKQGIALLDSAYPESPALYSAQAQLAGLYARTGREGEAIGLYREIVAEAEGRPAPSLRNYMASYFSLLLADGASTEAADDIFSASQLLLRPGLAQTQAVLARELSGGSDEASALFRQSVNLGRSIERTRAQIIQIEGDAQLNPQAAAILTERQSRLVSLQDQQAEVLQKLAEYPRFRAVSGGAIDLAGMQSILRPGEAYVKMVELDSEAFMIYITPEEALAYRVDATPDELEDIVLGIRESIAIAEGAQVVTFPFDLEASRDLYLRLFGPIADRLPGRTHIVFEPDGALLKLPINLLVTDDASVAQYQARLEGPDGDDYDFRGVQWLGRNSQITTSVAPTAFRDVRAAPPSAADKAYLGLGENTPIGDGPVGSTGTRSALAGGENCLWSENIWSNPIKSDELFDAASRLGGGQSGGATVLTKDGFTDTAIKAREDLGEYRILHFATHGLVTAPQPECPPRPALLTSFGDDGSDGLLSFAEIFALRIDADLVILSACDTAGSATVGAALEAGIVSRGEFALDGLVRAFVGAGGRTVLASHWPVPDDYNATTRLIGGLFEGSDVATADALRLSQVALMDDRETSHPFYWSAFAVVGDGSTKVVR, encoded by the coding sequence ATGACCCAGACAATCAGAAAATCTCTGCTTACACTCGGCGCGCTGGCAGCTGTTGGAACGGCGGCATTTTGGGCCAGTCCCAACACCGCTCAGGTGGCTTCGCAAAATCCGGTCAGCCTGCGTGACACATTTCCCATCGGATCGAACGGGCTGTGCGAGGCGCAGATTCAGGCCCCCGAACGCGGATCGGGTCTGTTTGACCGCAAATACAATCTGCTCTGCCGCGATGCCGGCGCGCCTATTGGCACGATGTGGGTTGTGCGCGGGCGTGTCGCCGACGAAGCGGCTGCTCGCTTTGCTGGCCCAGGTGCCTCATGCTCCGAACAAGCGGGTGCTGACATGCCAAGCGGGCTGGAAGGCGCCAAGCGCCTGATCTGCTCACGCGAGGGCAGTATTATCCGCACCGAATTGCTAGTTGGAGAGCGCGGCAACCGCACCTTCGCAGCGAGCGGGCTGTCAGCCTATCGCAGCGCCCTCAGCCTCGGGGTAGCCTCGCTAGCAAATGACCGGCTGGTGCCGGGCACGGTCGACATCCCGCTGACCCAAACCACCGATACCCTCGCCTTTGCACGGCAACAGGCCGAATCGATTACCGCCGATCAGGCCTTGAACGAGGCCTATCGCCGGGCCAATGCGGGCGAGTTCGCTGAGGCAGCGGAATTCTTCGCCGCATCGGCAGAATCGCTGACCGGCACGAGCGAGATCGAAGCGCGGCTCAACGAAGGGTTGCTCCAGTCCAACCTGGGCAATTTCGCCGAGGCACGCCGCCGTTTCGAACAGACGAGCGGGGGAGCTGGGACAAGCCCCGTCCTCGCACGGCTGCAGCGCAATTACGAAGCCATCGATGCGCTCAATCAGGGCCAGCCTTCGCTCGCTATCGATATCCTGAACGCACCGCTCCGCACCGATTTCGGTGACACTACGGCGCTTCGCAGCCTTCAGATCGGCCCTGCCATGGCGCGGCGCCTCGCGGCAGAAAGCGACAATGCGACACGCGGCGTCATTGCGATGAGCCTAACACCGATTGAGCGTGCGCAATTGCTCGACGGGCAAGCGGATTATCTGCGCGCGACCAGTCAGCGCCAGCTCGGCGACGTGGAGCTTGCAGCGAGCAGTCTTTCGCGCGCCAATACGACTTTGTCCGAAGTGCGCAGCGGAAGGATCATCTCGATCCTCTGGCTGCGCGCGCAGGTGCTAAGCGAGCTTGCCGAACTGTCCGAAGGGGCAGGCGATGCAGGCCGTGCGGAGGCACTGCACAAGCAAGGCATCGCATTGCTCGACAGCGCTTATCCGGAATCGCCCGCGCTTTATAGCGCGCAGGCACAGCTTGCAGGGCTCTATGCGCGCACCGGACGCGAGGGCGAGGCAATCGGCCTTTACCGCGAGATCGTTGCCGAGGCCGAAGGGCGACCAGCTCCTTCACTGCGCAACTATATGGCGAGCTATTTCAGCCTGCTGCTCGCCGATGGGGCAAGCACGGAGGCCGCCGACGACATATTCTCCGCCAGCCAGCTGCTGCTGCGCCCCGGCCTTGCGCAAACCCAGGCAGTGCTTGCGCGCGAATTGTCAGGTGGCAGCGATGAAGCATCCGCGTTGTTCCGCCAGAGCGTCAATCTGGGACGTTCGATTGAACGAACCCGCGCCCAGATCATCCAGATCGAAGGTGACGCGCAGCTCAATCCGCAAGCCGCCGCCATTCTGACAGAGCGGCAGTCGCGGCTCGTTTCCTTGCAGGATCAGCAAGCCGAAGTGCTTCAGAAACTCGCCGAATATCCGCGGTTCCGCGCGGTATCGGGCGGGGCGATTGATCTGGCAGGCATGCAGTCAATCCTGCGTCCGGGTGAAGCCTATGTGAAGATGGTGGAGCTCGATAGCGAAGCCTTCATGATCTACATTACGCCCGAAGAGGCACTGGCCTACAGGGTCGATGCGACCCCTGACGAGCTAGAGGATATCGTTCTCGGCATCAGGGAAAGCATTGCGATTGCAGAGGGCGCGCAGGTCGTCACCTTCCCGTTCGACCTCGAAGCCTCACGCGATCTCTATCTGCGTCTGTTCGGACCCATTGCGGACCGCCTGCCGGGACGCACCCATATCGTTTTCGAACCTGATGGTGCGCTGCTCAAGCTGCCAATCAACCTGTTGGTGACCGACGATGCGAGTGTCGCGCAATATCAGGCGCGGCTCGAAGGGCCTGATGGCGATGACTACGATTTCCGCGGGGTCCAGTGGCTCGGTCGCAATTCGCAGATCACCACCTCGGTCGCACCGACGGCTTTCCGCGACGTCCGCGCCGCGCCGCCCAGCGCGGCTGACAAGGCCTATCTTGGACTGGGCGAGAACACGCCGATTGGAGATGGGCCGGTTGGCTCGACCGGCACGCGTTCGGCGCTTGCAGGCGGCGAGAACTGCCTGTGGTCGGAGAATATCTGGTCCAACCCGATCAAATCGGACGAGCTTTTCGACGCCGCCTCACGGCTTGGCGGAGGGCAAAGCGGCGGAGCGACGGTCCTCACAAAGGACGGTTTCACTGACACCGCTATCAAGGCCCGCGAGGATTTGGGTGAGTACCGCATCCTTCACTTCGCTACGCACGGCCTTGTTACCGCGCCTCAGCCCGAATGCCCGCCGCGTCCGGCTCTGCTGACCTCGTTCGGCGATGACGGTTCGGATGGACTGCTTAGTTTTGCCGAGATCTTCGCGCTGCGGATCGATGCCGATCTCGTGATCCTTTCCGCCTGCGATACGGCAGGCAGCGCGACTGTCGGTGCGGCGTTGGAGGCAGGCATCGTCTCGCGCGGCGAGTTCGCGCTGGACGGTCTGGTTCGCGCCTTTGTCGGGGCAGGGGGGCGCACGGTGCTTGCCAGCCATTGGCCGGTTCCTGACGACTATAACGCGACCACGCGCCTGATCGGCGGGCTGTTCGAAGGGTCTGATGTCGCAACAGCTGATGCGCTGCGCCTCTCGCAAGTCGCTCTGATGGATGATCGGGAGACTTCGCATCCCTTCTACTGGTCGGCCTTTGCCGTGGTTGGTGATGGCTCGACGAAAGTCGTGCGGTAG